From the genome of Kluyveromyces lactis strain NRRL Y-1140 chromosome F complete sequence:
TGGGATTGTGCCATGGAAATGCTATCAGGATTTTTGTCAGCTTGAATCAAGGAACAATTATCCTACGATGTCTTTTTATAACCTTTTACCTCAATGTCTTCCTAATCATGATTACACTTGCAGTACGTTCGAGTTTTTAGAAGTACTAGTAGCTATTATTTCGAAGATTGATCTCGTAGTTGACAAAAACGCACAAATGGACTTAATTTTCACTGCGGGACAGGTATGCTTTGTAAAAGACCAAAATCTACAAAGACATTTACAGGATAATTCCAAGAATGATCCGGATTTGATATCTCTAGGGAAACTGTATTATGCTAGAGGTACTGCGTTACTTCATTTGTTCGTCGCTTATTTGAGATCTTTGGCGGAGGAAGGAAAGATCAAAGACTTTTATCTCATTGATAACTTCCATATTGACAATTATCCACCACATCCATATAAACCTGTGGCACAAACTGCCTTAACTTTGACTGTTCCGTCTTTTATTGACGGCGAGAACGACTTTAATACCTTACTTAAAAATGCAGCAAAAGCACAATCGAGAATATATTCTTCCAACCATTCCTTCTCTAAGCAAGAGAATGcatttttggataaattCGAAGAAGGTCCATACAAAGTGTTTGATACCCTATTCTCCAGATCATCAAAACGTTACCTTTACAAGTTTGATAAGAAGTTTGATCCAAATTCTTTAAAACTCTCAAGTGAATCTGGGATGCAACAAGGTTTAGGAACTATAGGCGAAAACGATCAATATGCCGTAGCAACATGGATTGAACATTGTAAAGGTCAAGATTTTAGTGAATTTTTAAACGTGTTAGACGATAGCGGTCTTGGAGAAGGAACGTTAGCGTTCGACCAtacttctttcaattttgcCGCTAAGAAGCAAAgtcaaaaggaaaacttCTCGCCTGTGAGAGTTTCTAAAATGGCTTTGTCTGAATGGTTCATTTCATCATGGAAGTACGAAACCTTCCTTCACAAGGTGCATAACACCTTACTAATCAAGCTAACAAAACGAGTTGGTGATTGTGACTGGTTAGTTCTAAGTACTGATGAAAGAGTCGGTAAGTCGAGCTACCTAACTCCTCCCTCTTCGAGTGATTCTGCAAAAGCTcttgaaaatgtcaaaatCCCGGCCATTGATTCCGATAATGCATCTATTAAATCTCGTCCCCCACCACCAAACCTTTTGGGAGATAAATCTTCGTCACCATTATTGGATTCGCCAAGTTCTTCCTTGTACTCTAGCGTCTTAAGAAAGCCTGTAAAAGAAGGTATGGGGTCCGAACAGAAAAATCCCTCTGCTTATAACCGAAACTCTAAGATGAGCGTTGTTACTGCGGCTCCTCCTTCCTCGGtttcaagaagagaaataaTGACACCCGTTGAAGATAATACCCAAAGTGTCTTTCAACATGACTATCCCAATAATCACCACCTGCCTCCTGTCATGGTGAAAATCAATAACCCATCTTTAGTAGACCTTGACGCTAATGGCAAAACTTACACTCCATCTAGATCTAGAACTCTTGCACCCGCTGCTACACCAGAGCAAAATATGAATATAGATAAATTTGGTTCGATGCTGTCTGATCAGCAACGCCTCGTTAAACCATTGGACTTCAGTGTTAAGATAAAATCAACCGTCATagaggaagaagattccCATTCAACTTTGCCTGAGGATGATGGATTGGAGGTTGACGAAGACGATAGTTTGATAACGACAAACACAATACAAAAGCTTAAAGCACAACTCTCCAATATTTCATCggatgaagaggaagaagatgcaGTGGACGCTGAACTGGAAACAGGACAagaggatgaagaggaGCAGGAACAGGAGGATTCAACACAACACATGGACTCTTTAGAAGTCCAAAATGTGGTTGACAATGTTATAGAAACGAAAGAAAACCCATGTACGGATCGTCAGTTTTCAGTTAGCGATGCAAACTCTAAAAGTGATGTTCCTGCCTTGCAGAACGAAGAGGTATCAGTTGACACTGCATCTATCGCCATAAATTCTGTGGAAATTCCCAGTACACCGGCTAATGATACAGAAACTTCTCTATCATCAAAGGAAGCAAATATTGAGGAAAGTAAACCAGAGaaaattcttgaacaagGTTTTGAAAGCGCCAAACCACTTTCTCAGGATGAGCAAAAAAGGGTCAGCTGTGATACAGCAGGTTCCTTTCAGGATGCATCTAGCGTGCTGATAAGAGATGATAGTAGTTTAAACTCCGAAACGCACAACACAGGTCAAGAGGATCACAATCAATCATCAGTAGCAACTACGGCTGGATCTGCTGTGACCGAAAAACAGAATGTTGATACTGAAATTGGGAGTGACAGAAACTCCAAGGCAATATCAGAGAGTGACAAAAACGATGAAGCAACTAGCAAGAGTATATCTCTGACTCCAAATAACAGGCTTATGCGAGCCTCTGCTCTTATAGAACCACAGTCTTCTCCAAATGATATACTCAATGACCTGATTGATAACTACAATGCAGAAAGTTTGGTCACTGTTAGCTCAGAGGGCGCGACTTTGTTCGAACGGATAAAAAGTCAAATGGAAAGGGTAAGCAACGGTAAAGATCTGCCGCCAATTCCGGCCACGAGGCCAGTCCTGCATAAACTGAAAATGGATGTTGTGAACGAAGAGGATAATGATGATAGTCCTTCATCTGAGAGCCTACCCTTAGTGACTCCAACTAAAGGTACAGCAACGATAATGAGCGGATTTTCTTACAATGCAACACCTCCGATGAAACAGGAAGAGTTCAAATATAATGGTAAGCTGACTTTTCCCCAAGATTCTGTAAACACTTTCTATTCATCTTTGGACCACGACACCGATACGAATGATCACGACGGACAAGAAAGTGCAGGCAACGGCGACgaatttctttccattgaAAGCGCGGACGAAACAACGGACATTAACGAGGAAAACAAGGCATTCAGGAATGTCATGCTAAAAACTAAGAAAAGCTTTAAAAGCTTGAAAAATAAATCGTTAAGGGCATGAGTAGACTATATAATCTACATCTCGTATATAAGATTTAATCTCTTATTAAAAGAACAGAATCCGAACACCAAGTACCAGTGTATGGATGCATTTGAAGTTAAGTAGCGAGCGGAACCATGCAGGAGCGGCAAAAGGAATCCTTGCATTCTAAAGCGATCCTCGAAAGAGTAAAACCTTAATCGGAGCTTTACAGGTTTTCTAGTGATATTTGCCGAGAGAAGTGTAAAACATGTTGACAATCATAAAAGAAGAGTACATGTGCACATTCACAGGTCTAAAGTTCTTAGGgtatcaaaaaaaaaaaaaacatttCGACAAAGCTGGAGCAACATAATCTCACTTGTTCTTAGACTTCTTTCATACTGATCTGTAACGCGGTTTCTGGAACTTGACCGCTAGAGAATTCCTTCTATGGTGATGATTTGTGCATGGAGAAGACAAATCGAGTGAACATTGCGAagaatcatcttcagtGCATTTGGTGGGGAAATCGATCTTGCATGCGTGCATTGAATTCCTTGGAGAAACAGGTTGTTTTTCAGTAATGGACCTTGATTCAGAAGGCGAATTGCTATTGTATTCGTCATTATAGTCGTAATCGTAATTGTAGTCGTAATATTCATTGCTAGTTTTTTGCTTGTCATCATTATCCTGATTGTCCGCTAGAGTTAGCGAACCTGTATTTTCAGAGTAACTGGTATTATCTACACTGTTCTCCATGCTATAATGCTTTCTGAAGGGGTTTTCTGGGGTAAATTCAGACGTCTCTGACTCCATTAACGTAGGTAACACCTCAGAACCAAAACCCAAGCCAGCACTTGAGCAAGAAGCCGTTCTTCTTGACCGACACTTGAGCGAAGGACTTGACAATGTGGATTCTGATGCGGGACGCTGGATTGAATTCTGGTGATGCCCCTGCTGTTGTTCGCGTAACTCTAGATAATGACCAGGGAGTCGTGTCAAATTACTTTCGCTGAATCTCCGTGCACAAGCAGGAACATGTACAAACCAGTCGtcatgatgatgataatgacgGCTATGTACGCACTGGTACAAGTCGCAGACCTTCAtgtttttggatatttCCGTTTGCAAGGAAGGATTCTGAGACTCCTCACCAAATGCGCATGCGTTAAGTGGTTCGAAATCGTCCACTCCGTCAGGATGCTGTTGAACCCGCAACAACGTCCCAACGATCTTTGAATCACCTGGTTTCCCGTTCTTAGAATAATGTACTTCCAACTGTGCCGTAATAGGTCTATTCGTTCGATGCTGATCCATATCGTTTAAAAATTATTACTATGTCGCAATCAATCCTTGTATATTATCTGGGTATTAAAACATCTGTATGACGTTCTTTACTCTCGTTGCACAATTCTAAGACCGATCTACCATAAATacatattcaaatatcTAATAAAGTCGTCGCAGATCATCAGAAGTTCACATTTATATAACTCATAATATTCTGACgccatatatatatatatatatatatatatgcatataGGCAAATATTATTGTCATGTATACAGATAGATAAACGATCCCACAGCAACTCAAAACTCCACAAACATTAAAAAGTGGGAGACCATTCCAGCAAACCGGAAAGACTACGGAAAAATTATCTTGAAACATACTTTGTCGACAGCAAGTGGCTAAAACGCCAATGCACCAAAACATATAATTCAATACACATACACACTTTTAGTCTTACATTATCAACTGTAATATTGTCACAAAATACATCATAGATGCTTAGTAGATGcttaaaaatgaaaagagtCTGGACTTCAACCCCAGTTCGTCTTTCTTATCTTGCTTCGTTGCCTGAAGCTCGTATATTCCTTGCTGCtgaattgaatgaatgaTCCAGTTTTGCTGGCCTGATGCCGGAAAGCAAGCCGTAATAGCAGGCTATAGCTCTTCTGACTTCCTTAATGGATGGTATCATCACAATACGCGCAGTCACCCCATTTTGCAGTTGCGATTTTCGTTTCATTTccctttttcctttttttccctAATTTTCCAAAGGGAGGGGCCTTGTGGAGCTTATTTTGGTACATAAACTGCATAGAATAGTGCGTAGGGAAATTTCAAGACGATCCATTTTCTGATCCGTTCCTGGTTTCGAAATACTTGGGGGCCGTGGGTAGCAGCAATCAGCGAAACCCATGGTTATTATATTTTTACGAGAGGTAAGTTGGTTTGTGTCACGTGTATTTTTACCCGGCCACGTGTTTTCCTGCGCTTTCCCTTTGTCTCGCTGGAGACAGCCAAGTAATCTACGGGAAGCATTTATATAGTatgtattattattatcacAATGCGAATAATCTTAAATCACACGGTGGTTTATTTAACTTTGTACAGGGCTTCCCTTTCAATACCACCAGGATACAAATATAGCAGGTTTTGTTTACAGTCGATAAAAGTCAGGAGAGCTTTTTTCAAACTGGTCTGAACAGGGTCATAATCTCACAGTAACAAGCACACAAAATATAAGCTTTGGATTAATTTCCCCCCATTGTTACTGTTTCTGCGTTTGGTTCCACCGTTTGAAATAAACGAAGTACTGTTCCAATATGAAGTTCTCTCATTCCTTGCAGTTCAACGCTGTTCCAGAATGGACTACCAAATATATTGGTTATTctcagttgaagaaattgatctATACATTACAAAAGGAGAAGTTGTATAGATCCACTTCTGAAAGTTCTGACCTGGAAAGTACCCCACTGACTACCGCTGTCACGAGGGATTCTTACGAACAGAGATTTATCGATGCGTTGGATAAAGAGTTGGACAAAATCGACTCGTTTTATACCATGCAGGAGACGTCGATCTTGGCCAATTACTCTGAAGTGTATGAAGACGTGACTACGTTCCAGAATGAACTGATGAACAGATCGATACATAATACAAGCACTGGTGATCTGAACAGACAGGGAACAAGGCGATCATCTTCTATCTCTGAATACAATTCACAGCCAGAAATGGATCTTTATTCTGAGGAAGACGATGACGAGGACGGGTTT
Proteins encoded in this window:
- a CDS encoding uncharacterized protein (conserved hypothetical protein), which produces MLKVLRKISGHSSDAGSEKPASARRKDVNKDLRKPYDPQTSQYPRQAPGKAPLRPGKPQGGNGAKPETGVTGPSSISYNKQRQNYSVLGSSNDSNASSHGSMSYMGKDTHESLIKQNRVNRKRSEHYYIYDFEKYRGPTDETIASDPDYDIFQIKDGISASSARYVIHYLTNNFKEQLLNRFSHQNNNLDTDVLKASMEIFKPNLSHFSSSEIHHCKKIIRSFFPWQGCSLTGTALEKAIAEHYGDYSNPKHWTRLILSLRIIWSHLSHGIVPWKCYQDFCQLESRNNYPTMSFYNLLPQCLPNHDYTCSTFEFLEVLVAIISKIDLVVDKNAQMDLIFTAGQVCFVKDQNLQRHLQDNSKNDPDLISLGKLYYARGTALLHLFVAYLRSLAEEGKIKDFYLIDNFHIDNYPPHPYKPVAQTALTLTVPSFIDGENDFNTLLKNAAKAQSRIYSSNHSFSKQENAFLDKFEEGPYKVFDTLFSRSSKRYLYKFDKKFDPNSLKLSSESGMQQGLGTIGENDQYAVATWIEHCKGQDFSEFLNVLDDSGLGEGTLAFDHTSFNFAAKKQSQKENFSPVRVSKMALSEWFISSWKYETFLHKVHNTLLIKLTKRVGDCDWLVLSTDERVGKSSYLTPPSSSDSAKALENVKIPAIDSDNASIKSRPPPPNLLGDKSSSPLLDSPSSSLYSSVLRKPVKEGMGSEQKNPSAYNRNSKMSVVTAAPPSSVSRREIMTPVEDNTQSVFQHDYPNNHHLPPVMVKINNPSLVDLDANGKTYTPSRSRTLAPAATPEQNMNIDKFGSMLSDQQRLVKPLDFSVKIKSTVIEEEDSHSTLPEDDGLEVDEDDSLITTNTIQKLKAQLSNISSDEEEEDAVDAELETGQEDEEEQEQEDSTQHMDSLEVQNVVDNVIETKENPCTDRQFSVSDANSKSDVPALQNEEVSVDTASIAINSVEIPSTPANDTETSLSSKEANIEESKPEKILEQGFESAKPLSQDEQKRVSCDTAGSFQDASSVLIRDDSSLNSETHNTGQEDHNQSSVATTAGSAVTEKQNVDTEIGSDRNSKAISESDKNDEATSKSISLTPNNRLMRASALIEPQSSPNDILNDLIDNYNAESLVTVSSEGATLFERIKSQMERVSNGKDLPPIPATRPVLHKLKMDVVNEEDNDDSPSSESLPLVTPTKGTATIMSGFSYNATPPMKQEEFKYNGKLTFPQDSVNTFYSSLDHDTDTNDHDGQESAGNGDEFLSIESADETTDINEENKAFRNVMLKTKKSFKSLKNKSLRA
- a CDS encoding uncharacterized protein (some similarities with uniprot|Q03695 Saccharomyces cerevisiae YMR206W Hypothetical ORF), with translation MDQHRTNRPITAQLEVHYSKNGKPGDSKIVGTLLRVQQHPDGVDDFEPLNACAFGEESQNPSLQTEISKNMKVCDLYQCVHSRHYHHHDDWFVHVPACARRFSESNLTRLPGHYLELREQQQGHHQNSIQRPASESTLSSPSLKCRSRRTASCSSAGLGFGSEVLPTLMESETSEFTPENPFRKHYSMENSVDNTSYSENTGSLTLADNQDNDDKQKTSNEYYDYNYDYDYNDEYNSNSPSESRSITEKQPVSPRNSMHACKIDFPTKCTEDDSSQCSLDLSSPCTNHHHRRNSLAVKFQKPRYRSV